GGAAATAACTTGGGACAGATTAATTTGGTTAATTATCTTGATGGATTTTACTGGAATGAACGGCTGCAGATCATCAGGCTTGCAAAGAAGTTACCAACCGGTGAAGTGAGTGCACTGAAGGCGGAACAAGAGGAGGCACTGGATGAAGACGATCTGACTTAGCTTATTCTTCCAAATCATCTTGATTGATCATGcgttatctttttcttttatctttttatcgtgcattttcatgtatatatggaGCATATGAACATGACTTGGTTCCATCTGTACTATTGGTTTTATTAACTTGATATAGACAAACGAGTTATGAATGGGGAGTGTTGTAGAAAGTTTCTATCTCAGGAGGGTTTATCGGTTTTGCTTTATCTTTGGGCCTGTTCAATTGGTCGGATTAGATATGAGAGATTCAATTGAGAATCATATGAGACCTCATTTCAGCGTTGCACCCTCCCTTTAATGCACTGGACTGCACTACTGTATTTGTATTTGCGAAAAAATTCAGTATTTTGTTCTACTTTCTCATGCGCGCGATTCTTTTCTCCTGGCATGTAAACTTGCACAAGAGCACCGAAGTCTTGTgttttggatcttggatttgtggATACATTTCATTTATTTGTGTTTGGATATTGGATATGTGGAGACATTTATGGAGAGAAGAAAGATATAAACATAAATAATGTGGAgggtcaattttttattttttattttttgtgtgcgcGCGCTCTCTCGGTTATTTGCCATGCTATTCGTTAATCTCAtcttaaatttaaaattcaGTCGTACCAATCCTGTAATAGGAGTATCCATTTCATTGTCATTCAATAATTCGAACATATTATCATGGAACCAACACAAAATCTAGTTTTCTATACTAGTCATATAAGAGTACGCATTTCATTctcatttaataattttattaaatCGTAAGAAAACGTTACAATACATGCCTTTATATAGGTATGCATAGCATGCACTCCTTAACTTCATAACATTTGGGATTCATATTTATGATTAATTTTGTACAAAAGTATATTAATTTGGGATTGATGTTAggaatttttatccaaaatattgtgaattcttttttttaaatattatgaatgaagtGGTGCATACCGTACATAACCAACCAATAAGAATGTGTATCATGTGTTGTAGAATTTCGCTCAAACGTATTACTACTATCACGGAAGAAACGCAAACTCCATCCCCCACTCTCCTTTCCCTTGAGAGAGtgtagaataaaaaaaatttggataaaaaagaagagaaaagaaaagaagaagaagtcgtTCTTAGTTAACCAGGTGGCAGGTTGGTAGTAAAGTTTCACAAGGGTTAGGGATTTCACTTTAGGTATCACATTGATCTGTTTCCATTTCCTTGTAAATCGGAGGGATTACCAGTTTCATTCTTAATTGTTTTCCATATTTTTAATTACTACTACCACAACAACTTTTCTAAGTTTTCTCAATTCTTTTGGACTACTTGTCTTATTGCCCGCATCTCTGTCTCTCTATCACCATCCGTATATTGTTGTACCAACAATTTAGGAAATGTAATTATTCATTTTCAAGAAATTACACGAATCCTTTGACAAGTTTGAattcatctctttctctctaattGAATCAAATACTCCTAAAACAgcattacttatttatttatgaagGAGGAGGAGTATTTCTCTAATTCTTTGGTCCCTAGTACCAATAGCAAATATTGGGGACTAATATATTTTGCTCTCTCAATGAAGACATAGCCACAAATGAACGGCTGAGATTCATTTTCCATAATCTTGATACCCCACAAACCTTATTCGGAAAATACCATAGTCTAATTGAAAATCAGTCTCTCTTCAATTCATCACAGCCCGAATCTCTCTCCATGACCATGCCAAAATTCTTACCTacctatttttctttgatttttttttttttgtagcaaaAACTGTCCAACGAAACCATTGTTCAGCAAAATAATTGGTAGAAGgtgaattaattaaaaaaagtgGGTTCATAACAATTGATTTTTGAATCCACCATTGAAGGTTAATTAGGAGCAATGACCATTATCATCTGATACTTAAAATTTTCATAATAATAACGTAATTTGCAATCTGATTGCATGGTTTGCCATTCAAATTCAAGTGGGTTAAActtaatttgaaaaaactgtTGCCGAAAGTCCAATTTTAACTAAGTACAAACACGATCTTCGCCAGTATTCGAAATGGGTATGTACAATTTTGTGGAGAATGTTTTttgggaggggagagagaatattggaaaagaaagagaggaccTCCGGAAAAGAGGTGAGTTGGGTGGTCGTGGGTTGtgagggtggagagagagagagagagagattattggATGTTAGCAGGATAAGGCGGATGTTGTAATAAATTGATTTTCAGCCGTTGGattgaattggaggatccttcaATTCAAATTTAACGGTTGTAAATCAGTTCTTCATGTATGGTATTCTCTCCaataattgaagagagattCGGGCTGTGATGAATTGAAGAAAGATTGATTTTCAATTGAAGCTTTGGGTTGTGAAGACCGtgaacaggagagagagagagagagagagagagagagagagagagagagagagagagagagagagagattattggGTGTTAGTGGGATAAAGAAGATACTATAAACAGCTGATTGTCAACCGTTAGATTTGAATAGAAAGATTCTCCGATTATTAGAGGATTTGAGAGGAGCCAAACTCGTTTTTGTTGCACTCTCCAGTCTCACCCCAAAAGATGAGATTTGGCGGGAAAATACTGTTATTCTGTTACTGCTCTCTGAGACAACTGTAACCATaacaaccaacaaaaaaaccaagaaatggatctctctctctctctctctctctctctctctgtgcacatACGTGTAACAGTTATATTCACCTTCTGATTAGTTCTTATTAATTGATCTCCAAGTCCAAGGCACACTTTGAACAAAGCCCCAAATTGGTCTCTGATTAACTCTCTCAACCAAGATTCGCATAGATCAAGaacttaactctctctctctctctctctctctctctctctctctcatatggcAAACAGAGActctctccacctcctcctGGTGGCCCTCACCATATCCACCCTCCTCCGCCCCATCTCTACATCCCATTCCTCTCCACATTCATCTTCTCcccccaccaccgccaccacaggCACCACCTACTCCACCATCCGACCACCAAAACcctcatcaccaccaccaccaccgtctcTCCCCCCACAAGAACAACTCCTCGAAAACATAGTCTCCGCCCTACTCACCGCCGGGGACTTCCGCCACTGGGCCAACCTCCTCTCCGCCACCGACCCATCAACCCTAACTACCCCACTCTCCACCGCCACCCTCTTCGTCCCGTCCGACCAAGCCCTCTCCCACTTCCCCACCCCCACCGCCTCTCCCCTCATCTCCTTCGACCCTTTCCTCATCCCTTACCACATCATCCCCCAACGCCTTCCTTTCTCCGACCTCCAGCTCTTCAAACCCCTCACGCGCCTCCCCACCCTCTTGCCCTCCAACTCCATCCTCATCACCGTTAACTCCCACTCCAATTTCTCCGTCGACGGGTCCCCCATTACCCACCCCGACCTCTATGTTAACTCCGCCGTCGCCGTCCACGGCGTAAATAACGTCCTCGATTACTCCGTTTACGGCGGCGGCGACCGACGGTCTCCCTCGTCGCCGGTAATTACCAAAGGCCCTGAAACCGAAACGGTGGCACCGCCATACGTTCCGTGCTGTGGGACGAAATCGGGTGCCGCAGGGTTGGGCAGTGACGAGTTTACACTcgttttggtggttgttggCGCCGCTTTTGCATTCAAGATTTGACAGATGAAAAAGGCGGTTAATTACAGTGTTTGTTGTGCCGTGTTTGGCTCGCAGGTTTCAAAATTGGTGTTTTGCTTGTTTTCTCGATCTGCAGTTATAGCTTAGCTAGTTTGGCTGTTTAGATATTGGGGTTATTAATTCTTGTTGAtgtttttaataataataataataataataataaaaatagaatAGAGTTGGAGAGTCGGAAGTAGatgttggtggtggtgtgtgAGAATTGAGTGTCAGAAGCATAGTTATTAATCCcgtaccgtaccggccggtacgtaccgaaTTTCAGAGAAACCGGTACCCTAACTCTCCAATACCGTTCCGGACAAAATACCGGTCAATACCGGACGATACTGGTCATCTCGGAAAAAACCGGCCGGTACCGGCGTACCGGAAATTCCGGCCGAGAttttgcatcattttttttttccggtctagttattatttttggtcaaaaaaaggaaaaaaaaaatgtttcagatatttttttcccaaaaaaaataaaaaaatgtttttcagaattttagcaaaacgtgggcttaaccatattacgtgcgcgaggctcaaatccgggatttgcacccccctgcgcgcgaataacccgtgacgcgcatccggttaattggtttccgaatcaattttttcaaattgtcttcggccacggcacatttttccgagcgcgcgagacctcttattgggttctcattcacaagttcactagtgtgcaaagtcatttaaagtggaaaagagttttgtaactaagcaatgtaagactagagatattttatgatgaattgtatgatatgcgggatttttttgaattataattatatataattattatatatattgtagttgcggtaaatccgaaacggtacccggtacctgaccagtaccggtacgtaccgtactagTAGAAAAACCGGTACTCTGTCCGAAACGATATTCAGAACTATGGTCAGAAGAGTGCGTGCCCTGTTTGTGTACGTAGTAGGGATATGATAATATAGGGaaccaattggttttgatgttgtttaaATTCTTCTTCATTTCCACCCATGCATTATATTGTAGTCAATcaaaaatagtactccatccgtccctaaatgtttggcactttcatactttttattgtcccatataatttgtccattttgaaaagtcaaaagcaaaatatggtaAACTTTCCatgttacccttttcttttgggcacaaaatttcaaattcaaattttcaagtacttTTCAAAGTACACTAGAAAGGTAAgattgaacacttaatttttgtacaatacaataatatttcttccttaaaagttaaaactcccaaaagtgctaaacatttagggacggaaggaATACTAGAATAGTACTAGTTTCTCTTGTTACAGATCTGATGATTGATTGTTGACTTTGGTACGTTGGTGATACAAGCTAGCTAGTAATTAATTAGGATCCATGCCATGCCAAATTAACAACTTAGtaatttttaataattaataacaTTAtatcatatatacatatatagtatATACGGTGTTGAAAAGCTCGGCCGCCTCCCTTGACCAATTAAGATAGCTAGGGAGTAACTTGTTAACCGGCCAGAGCAATCAGAATTAATTAACCGTCATGATCAGTAGTACTGCCTAGCTAGCTTCTTCATCAATATCATATCTTatcatttaattaattaattaattaataatacAAGTTAAGATCGATATAATGAACTGGCAGGATCTTCATTggttataattaattaactaattggAACTGGATGGATCTTCTTCTCCATGACGCTCATCACATACGCACGTGTACCGGCctgcatatatatatgttgcCTGAATTCGatcgcatatatatatatatatagatgattAAAAATTCCTTGCTTAATTCATGTCTAGCGGAGCTAACTAATAAATCctaaaacatatatatatgacCGATGAACTGCATGCATGGGTCCATTATCCCAATATCTTTTGTTATTGGCGAACaaggtgtgtgtatatatatatatatacacgtacACCTTCACTTTGCTTTATAAATTTTGTTCCAAAtgcatctatatatatatatatatatatatatatatatatatatatatatatatatatatatatatatatatatacggggcggttccggagacacccaaaaaaacacctcatagttttcgatcaaattttgatgatccaagccgctcaatgtgatcagaacatgattttaaggatacccgtgagaaattaacaaaaaaaatgaccgagaagggcttgatccgaacagtttcaaacagttttttattgaacggttcaaataaaaactgctcaaatcaagcctttccagatcattttttttgttaatttctcgagggcacctttaaaatcacattctgcacatattgaacagttcagatcataaaaatttgatcgggagctatgagtttgagatttggagtgtttttttaggtgtttttttgggtgtcccttgaaccgtcccgatatatatatataatgtcctttttttttcatattctgAAACAGTTTCAAGACCTAAAAGTTTTCTCATCATCTATACTACACTATATATGTCTAAAGTTATATAAATTAATGTCCCTAGCTAGCCTGTACTTGTCGATTCATCATCACGAAGATTTGAACCGTCCTATCCATTATACGCGTGCGTGACTCACCCGTGCGCGTGGGGGGCAATTGCAGGAAGGGTCAATGAACGCAACTGTTGACTTTTTAACCAGCCAATGGGCATGCGACACGTGAACTCATCCTTTGCGGGGTTGACGGTTTGACCGACGAACCCTAGCTCGCCACATGGCGCCTTAGTTGCGCCGCACGTGCCCCCGCGCGTGGGAGCCACGCGCTGTCCATAGATACGCTACGCCCATATAAGGGTCGCGAGCCCATATTGCTCCTTGATGTTGTGCTTTCTAACATTTTTCGTATTAATTGATGTTGTGCTTTCTGTCATCGATCACTTGATTGTGAGTGATGAGATCGATGATTAATtagcatatttatttacttattaaTAAGTTTGTTGACTACAATATTAAGGAGAGCTGCTACTccacaccccacccccccccccccccccatttccCATtttaccccctcccctccccccttCTCCTGTTCCTCCCacttttcattaaattttttttttccttcttttttcttctttatttccttttgtttcttttttgttagattataatttttttttatttttttttctctctatttccttttgtttccttccactttgaacctttttttattattttaataatcttttctattttctttatttgtttcttttcccatttacatccattcttcttcttttttttagtcttaacaatgaataataaaaataacttgtaatgaacaataataaattttcattttattataattgagtacatattgtcaaaacatgaaaatacataaaaacacaaattttaatcaATATCTTCTCCAAATGCTGCTCCCGGCATGCTTATACTcattacttcgtaccacaataGCAAACGTGTTTCATAACTGGCAGCCCATCCTTTAGCTTCATCCGATGAATTCTCCTCCCACCATGTTGGGATGGGTGGTACGGGATAATGAGGTTCTAAGAAaatttgcacgaagtgattgttGTGAACACGGGCAATAGCAATTTCCCAGCGGTATTCGACTGGAACTGGAGGGGACCTCAATGGCAAATAAGTAAAACAACCGTAAACATcctcatcaaatgtatgcagtacaaGGTTGTACCTTGTTGCGATGACAACTCCCAAAGTCATAGCCTCCATCCAATGATTTTGTGGTGCTGTAGGCTCGAACCAATTCAGTAAAATTAGTAAATGATTTGGCCAATCATGTACTGGATAAATCACACTGTATAGATAAAAATTTTGTCGAATCTCTTCAATAAGCTCCTCTCGTACTCGACTCCAATCATTTTCACCATACCCGATTAGTGCAGCTATCGCCCTGAATCCACAATGACCATCACCAAGCACGTCAACAGTGTGGGAAACATAACGTTGATAAGCCTGAGGTAATCGTTGAATGTAGCGATCAGTGATGGATGGAACTATAAATT
The sequence above is a segment of the Rhododendron vialii isolate Sample 1 chromosome 13a, ASM3025357v1 genome. Coding sequences within it:
- the LOC131313011 gene encoding fasciclin-like arabinogalactan protein 21, whose translation is MANRDSLHLLLVALTISTLLRPISTSHSSPHSSSPPTTATTGTTYSTIRPPKPSSPPPPPSLPPQEQLLENIVSALLTAGDFRHWANLLSATDPSTLTTPLSTATLFVPSDQALSHFPTPTASPLISFDPFLIPYHIIPQRLPFSDLQLFKPLTRLPTLLPSNSILITVNSHSNFSVDGSPITHPDLYVNSAVAVHGVNNVLDYSVYGGGDRRSPSSPVITKGPETETVAPPYVPCCGTKSGAAGLGSDEFTLVLVVVGAAFAFKI